A stretch of Usitatibacter palustris DNA encodes these proteins:
- a CDS encoding Ku protein, translating into MAARSIGSLTVSFGLVSIPVKLYSATEASKGIHFNMLHKACGSRLRQQYICIKEEIPVAREDIVKGFEFTKDQYVMFSPEELKALEETGTHTAEITEFVPIASIDPVYFDKAYYLGPDKGGAKPYALFTKALRDSKRCALGRWAARGKQYIVMLRPVEDGLIMQQLLYAGEVRSIKELEIPETPVKPAELKLANQLIDAQSSDSFNPDDYKDDVAERIEKAVQKKVEGEEIVATEAPETGAQVIDLMEALRASLEKKGKPAKRVAEKEAVAPAARKQAKKT; encoded by the coding sequence ATGGCTGCACGATCCATCGGAAGTTTGACGGTGTCGTTCGGGCTGGTTTCGATCCCGGTGAAGCTGTATTCGGCGACCGAAGCGAGCAAGGGCATCCACTTCAACATGCTCCACAAGGCATGCGGCTCGCGCCTGCGCCAGCAGTACATCTGCATCAAGGAAGAGATTCCGGTCGCGCGCGAAGACATCGTGAAGGGCTTCGAATTCACGAAGGACCAGTACGTGATGTTCTCGCCCGAGGAGCTCAAGGCCCTCGAGGAAACGGGAACGCACACCGCCGAGATCACCGAGTTCGTGCCGATCGCCTCGATCGACCCCGTGTACTTCGACAAGGCCTACTACCTGGGGCCGGACAAGGGCGGCGCGAAACCGTATGCGCTCTTCACGAAGGCACTGCGCGATTCGAAGCGCTGTGCGCTGGGCCGCTGGGCCGCGCGCGGCAAGCAGTACATCGTGATGCTTCGTCCCGTCGAGGACGGACTGATCATGCAGCAGCTCCTCTACGCGGGCGAAGTGCGCTCGATCAAGGAGCTCGAGATTCCCGAGACGCCCGTGAAGCCCGCCGAGCTCAAGCTTGCGAACCAGCTCATCGACGCGCAGTCCTCCGACAGCTTCAATCCGGACGACTACAAGGACGACGTGGCCGAGCGCATCGAGAAGGCCGTGCAGAAGAAGGTCGAGGGCGAGGAGATCGTCGCCACCGAGGCGCCCGAGACTGGCGCGCAGGTGATCGACCTCATGGAAGCTCTGCGTGCGAGCCTCGAGAAGAAGGGCAAGCCCGCGAAGCGCGTCGCTGAGAAGGAAGCGGTCGCGCCGGCTGCGCGCAAGCAAGCCAAGAAGACTTAG
- a CDS encoding helix-turn-helix domain-containing protein translates to MPSPLSRKPRPPYSRYHLWLLANPERPGGNARTRTPRSRRPVPMDVADLRTRLGLTQTQFARHFGFSVETLRHWERGDRQPRGAAKVLLSVIAHNPAAVLDALVPEFAKPHEEFVTKP, encoded by the coding sequence ATGCCCAGCCCGCTCAGCCGCAAACCACGCCCGCCATACTCCCGCTACCACCTCTGGCTGCTCGCCAATCCCGAACGTCCTGGTGGCAACGCGCGCACTCGGACACCTCGATCACGGCGGCCGGTGCCGATGGATGTTGCGGATCTGCGCACGCGACTGGGGCTTACCCAGACCCAGTTCGCGCGCCATTTCGGCTTTTCCGTGGAGACGCTGAGGCACTGGGAACGTGGCGATCGCCAGCCGCGCGGGGCTGCAAAGGTGCTCCTGAGCGTGATTGCTCACAATCCGGCCGCGGTCCTGGATGCCCTCGTCCCAGAATTCGCGAAACCGCACGAAGAGTTTGTTACAAAGCCCTGA
- the ligD gene encoding DNA ligase D, whose product MAKDDLREYSAKRTFTATPEPGPELAKDRAGPLLFVVQQHAATRLHYDFRLECDGVLMSWAVPKGPSLDRAEKRLAVRTENHPYGYAAFEGIIPKGQYGAGEVIVWDCGVYSPDEDAKGKKGHWYHDREEAERLIREGMAKGKLSITLRGEKLKGSFALVKTKEDKAWLMIKHQDRFVTDEDVTEKNRSVITGIAVPELKVVSPQRIPASRLVPTGPIVAMPKIEPMLAETGEKVFNKADWMWEPKLDGYRVLAFIEESGVRLRSRRGIDYAEKFPKLAAELAKQAVNGMVLDGEVVAFDASGRPSFGAMQDADANTPVVFCAFDLLYFEGVDLRKSTYRDRRRYLAQCLLPSPLVQLVHAADDGVALNTAAMASGFEGVMGKRKDSTYEAGKRSSSWIKVKPTQTADFVIGGYTKGKGSRSGFGSLLLGYWKGRKFHFASHVGSGFDEKTLKKVRALLDPLARKTRPFEEEPELNGEAVWVEPKLVAEVNFQNWTDDGALRAPVFLRLRDDVDAKKVTRVETRTATAPEAAAGGDPTIAAVLAQLEAKKTALSLVVGKQVVKLTNLDRVYWPADPSVDQPALTKRDLIRYFAQVSPYILTHLADRPLTMIRMPDGIKGQRFFQKHWEQERPEFVDTITVYSGSKDESQEYLVCNNLPTLLWLAQSGTLEFHIWHSRSKPGPDSVTKDTNFAESEASMDASILNYPDYVVFDLDPYIYSGKEGKGEEPELNTVAFEKGKEVAFWLRELLQGMSLNPIVKTSGKTGLHVFVPIRRTIDFDAARHVSELVGRHLMRGHPKDITLEWSIPKRTGKIFMDYNMNVRGKTLNVAYSPRGAPGAPVSMPLTWEELATAHPLDFRMTNAAERLAETGDRWQDALTIKQSLERALKGGK is encoded by the coding sequence ATGGCCAAGGATGACCTGCGCGAATACTCCGCCAAGCGCACCTTCACCGCAACGCCCGAGCCCGGACCCGAGCTCGCGAAGGACCGCGCCGGTCCGTTGCTGTTTGTCGTGCAGCAGCATGCGGCGACACGCTTGCACTACGACTTCCGCCTCGAGTGCGATGGCGTCCTCATGTCCTGGGCGGTGCCGAAGGGGCCGTCGCTCGACCGCGCCGAGAAGCGGCTCGCGGTGCGGACTGAAAATCATCCGTATGGGTATGCGGCATTTGAAGGGATCATTCCCAAGGGGCAGTACGGCGCGGGCGAAGTGATCGTGTGGGACTGCGGCGTCTATTCGCCCGACGAGGACGCGAAGGGCAAGAAGGGCCACTGGTATCACGACCGCGAGGAGGCCGAGCGCCTCATCCGCGAGGGGATGGCCAAGGGCAAGCTCAGCATTACGCTGCGCGGCGAGAAGCTGAAGGGTTCCTTCGCGCTCGTGAAGACGAAGGAGGACAAGGCCTGGCTGATGATCAAGCACCAGGATCGGTTTGTGACGGACGAGGACGTCACCGAGAAGAACCGGTCGGTGATCACCGGGATCGCGGTGCCCGAGCTGAAGGTGGTGAGCCCGCAGCGCATTCCCGCTTCGCGCCTCGTGCCGACCGGTCCGATTGTCGCGATGCCCAAGATCGAGCCGATGCTCGCGGAGACCGGCGAAAAGGTCTTCAACAAGGCCGACTGGATGTGGGAGCCGAAGCTCGACGGCTACCGCGTGCTCGCGTTCATCGAGGAGTCCGGCGTGCGGCTGCGCTCGCGCCGCGGCATCGACTATGCGGAGAAATTTCCGAAGCTTGCCGCGGAGCTCGCCAAGCAGGCGGTCAACGGCATGGTGCTCGACGGCGAAGTGGTCGCCTTCGACGCGTCGGGCCGTCCCTCCTTCGGCGCGATGCAGGATGCCGACGCGAATACGCCGGTCGTCTTCTGCGCATTCGATCTCCTCTATTTCGAGGGCGTGGATTTACGCAAGAGCACGTATCGCGATCGGCGCCGCTACCTCGCCCAGTGCCTGCTCCCGTCGCCGCTCGTGCAGCTCGTGCACGCGGCCGACGACGGCGTCGCGCTCAACACCGCCGCGATGGCGAGCGGGTTCGAAGGCGTGATGGGCAAACGCAAGGACAGTACGTACGAGGCGGGCAAGCGTTCCTCGTCGTGGATCAAGGTGAAGCCCACGCAGACCGCGGACTTCGTGATCGGTGGTTATACAAAGGGAAAGGGCTCGCGCTCCGGATTCGGCTCGCTGCTGCTGGGCTACTGGAAGGGAAGGAAGTTTCACTTCGCCTCGCACGTGGGTTCGGGCTTCGACGAGAAGACGTTGAAGAAGGTGAGGGCGCTGCTCGATCCGCTCGCGCGGAAGACTCGTCCCTTCGAGGAAGAGCCCGAGTTGAATGGCGAGGCCGTGTGGGTCGAGCCGAAGCTCGTCGCGGAGGTGAACTTCCAGAACTGGACGGATGACGGTGCGTTGCGTGCGCCCGTGTTCCTGCGCCTGCGTGATGATGTCGATGCGAAGAAGGTCACTCGCGTCGAGACGCGAACCGCCACGGCACCCGAGGCCGCCGCAGGTGGCGACCCCACGATCGCCGCCGTCCTTGCGCAGCTCGAAGCAAAGAAGACCGCTCTCTCGCTCGTGGTGGGCAAGCAGGTCGTGAAGCTCACGAACCTCGATCGCGTGTACTGGCCCGCCGATCCGTCCGTCGACCAGCCGGCCCTCACCAAGCGCGACCTCATTCGCTATTTCGCGCAGGTCTCGCCTTATATCCTCACGCACCTCGCCGACCGGCCGCTCACGATGATCCGCATGCCCGACGGCATCAAGGGGCAGCGCTTCTTCCAGAAGCACTGGGAGCAGGAGCGCCCCGAGTTCGTCGATACGATCACCGTGTATTCGGGCAGCAAGGACGAGAGCCAGGAGTACCTGGTCTGCAACAACCTGCCGACGCTGCTGTGGCTCGCGCAATCGGGAACGCTCGAGTTCCACATCTGGCATTCGCGCTCGAAGCCCGGACCCGATTCCGTGACCAAGGACACGAACTTCGCCGAATCCGAAGCCTCGATGGACGCCTCGATCCTCAACTATCCCGACTACGTGGTCTTCGACCTCGATCCGTACATCTACTCGGGCAAGGAAGGCAAGGGCGAGGAGCCCGAGCTCAACACCGTGGCCTTCGAGAAGGGCAAGGAAGTCGCGTTCTGGTTGCGCGAACTGCTCCAGGGCATGTCGCTCAATCCGATCGTGAAGACCTCGGGCAAGACCGGCTTGCATGTCTTCGTGCCCATTCGTCGAACGATCGATTTTGACGCGGCGCGCCACGTTTCGGAATTGGTGGGGCGCCACCTGATGCGCGGCCATCCGAAGGACATCACGCTCGAGTGGAGCATCCCCAAGCGCACCGGCAAGATCTTCATGGACTACAACATGAACGTGCGCGGCAAGACCTTGAACGTCGCGTACTCGCCGCGCGGCGCACCCGGCGCACCGGTCTCGATGCCCCTCACCTGGGAAGAGCTCGCCACCGCCCACCCGCTCGACTTCCGCATGACCAACGCCGCCGAGCGCCTCGCCGAAACCGGCGACCGCTGGCAGGACGCGTTGACGATCAAACAGAGCCTGGAGCGCGCGCTGAAGGGTGGGAAGTAG
- a CDS encoding DUF72 domain-containing protein, translated as MKLYAGASGYSFKEWKGTFYPEKIKAEEMLAYYSERLPTVEINNTFYRMPKATVLENWAKTVPAAFRFSIKASRRITHISRIKAESSTEPLGFLYTNLAALGAKRAAVLFQLPPNMKKDLPRLNDFLALLPQGHCAAFEFRNETWFSDDVYDALKSAKAALVLSEREDNAPPPLVETTSWGYLRLRLETYSEKDLAKWAEHIAATGWKEAFVYFMHEPTAPEYAATLLKKP; from the coding sequence ATGAAGCTCTACGCTGGCGCGAGCGGCTACTCGTTCAAGGAATGGAAGGGCACGTTCTACCCGGAGAAGATCAAGGCCGAGGAAATGCTCGCGTACTACAGCGAGCGGCTGCCCACGGTGGAGATCAACAACACGTTCTACCGGATGCCCAAGGCCACGGTGCTCGAGAACTGGGCGAAGACCGTACCCGCCGCTTTTCGGTTTTCCATCAAAGCCTCGCGCCGGATCACGCACATCTCGCGCATCAAGGCCGAATCCTCGACCGAGCCGCTGGGCTTCCTCTACACGAACCTCGCCGCGCTGGGCGCCAAGCGCGCCGCGGTGCTGTTCCAGCTCCCGCCGAACATGAAGAAGGACCTCCCGCGCCTCAACGACTTCCTCGCCCTCCTGCCGCAGGGACATTGCGCCGCGTTCGAGTTCCGTAACGAAACGTGGTTTTCCGATGACGTCTATGACGCCCTGAAGTCGGCCAAGGCCGCCCTCGTGCTTTCGGAACGCGAAGACAACGCGCCTCCGCCCCTCGTGGAGACGACCTCCTGGGGCTATCTGCGCCTTCGCCTCGAGACCTACTCGGAGAAGGACCTCGCGAAGTGGGCCGAGCACATCGCCGCCACCGGCTGGAAGGAGGCGTTCGTCTACTTCATGCACGAACCCACCGCTCCGGAATACGCCGCGACATTGCTGAAGAAACCGTAA
- a CDS encoding YciI family protein, producing the protein MRFMSIYRSVEKNRPPTVEEMTRMGALTEEMTKKGVLIATGGCMPSFLGARVRAKGGKLTVTDGPFTETKEIVGGFAIMECASKAEAIELAKTFLKCIDEDGECEVRQMGDEANCGGTAPVFESAAA; encoded by the coding sequence ATGCGTTTCATGTCGATCTACCGTTCCGTCGAAAAGAACCGTCCGCCCACCGTCGAGGAAATGACGAGGATGGGTGCCCTCACCGAAGAAATGACGAAGAAGGGCGTGCTCATCGCCACTGGCGGCTGCATGCCGAGCTTCCTGGGCGCACGGGTGCGCGCGAAGGGCGGGAAGCTCACCGTCACCGACGGCCCGTTCACCGAGACCAAGGAAATCGTCGGCGGCTTCGCGATCATGGAGTGCGCCTCGAAGGCCGAGGCGATCGAGCTCGCGAAGACCTTCCTCAAGTGCATCGACGAGGACGGCGAGTGCGAAGTGCGCCAGATGGGCGACGAGGCCAACTGCGGCGGGACCGCGCCGGTGTTCGAGAGCGCGGCGGCGTGA
- a CDS encoding GyrI-like domain-containing protein, with product MIEAPRIVRIAEQLTAVIPFAIPRADIAKVMGPGIGELMEVVKAQGIGPTGPWFSHHHQMDPHIFDFEIGVPVSAAVKPRGRVKESRLPGGRVARAMYTGGYEGLGAAWGAFEKWLVTNGHAPARNLWECYVTDDVTELNRPVLGGE from the coding sequence GTGATTGAAGCGCCTCGGATCGTCCGGATCGCGGAGCAACTGACCGCGGTCATTCCGTTCGCCATCCCGCGCGCGGATATCGCGAAGGTGATGGGGCCCGGAATCGGCGAGCTGATGGAAGTCGTGAAGGCCCAGGGGATCGGTCCGACCGGCCCCTGGTTCTCGCATCACCACCAGATGGATCCGCACATCTTCGATTTCGAAATCGGCGTGCCGGTGAGCGCCGCGGTGAAACCGCGCGGCCGCGTGAAGGAAAGCCGGCTTCCGGGAGGCCGCGTGGCGCGCGCGATGTATACCGGCGGCTACGAAGGCCTGGGTGCCGCGTGGGGCGCGTTCGAGAAATGGCTCGTGACCAACGGCCATGCTCCCGCCCGCAATCTCTGGGAATGTTACGTAACCGATGACGTCACGGAGCTGAACCGCCCGGTCCTCGGCGGAGAGTAG